In the genome of Monodelphis domestica isolate mMonDom1 chromosome 2, mMonDom1.pri, whole genome shotgun sequence, one region contains:
- the LOC100013827 gene encoding histone H2B type 2-E, whose translation MPEPAKSAPAPKKGSKKAVTKAQKKDGKKRKRSRKESYSIYVYKVLKQVHPDTGISSKAMGIMNSFVNDIFERIAGEASRLAHYNKRSTITSREIQTAVRLLLPGELAKHAVSEGTKAVTKYTSSK comes from the coding sequence ATGCCTGAGCCAGCCAAGTCTGCTCCCGCCCCCAAAAAGGGCTCCAAGAAAGCCGTGACCAAGGCCCAGAAGAAAGATGGCAAGAAGCGCAAGCGCAGCCGCAAGGAGAGCTACTCCATCTACGTCTACAAAGTGCTGAAGCAGGTCCACCCTGACACCGGCATCTCCTCCAAGGCCATGGGCATCATGAACTCCTTCGTCAATGATATCTTCGAGCGCATCGCCGGCGAGGCTTCCCGCCTGGCGCACTACAACAAGCGCTCGACCATCACTTCCCGGGAGATCCAGACGGCCGTGCGCCTGCTGCTGCCCGGGGAGCTGGCCAAGCACGCCGTGTCGGAGGGCACTAAGGCCGTCACCAAGTACACCAGCTCCAAGTGA
- the LOC100013870 gene encoding histone H2A type 2-C — MSGRGKQGGKARAKAKTRSSRAGLQFPVGRVHRLLRKGNYAERVGAGAPVYMAAVLEYLTAEILELAGNAARDNKKTRIIPRHLQLAIRNDEELNKLLGRVTIAQGGVLPNIQAVLLPKKTESHKPKGK; from the coding sequence aTGTCTGGCCGAGGGAAACAAGGAGGTAAAGCTCGCGCTAAAGCTAAGACACGGTCTTCTCGGGCTGGTCTCCAGTTCCCAGTGGGCCGCGTCCATCGCTTGCTCCGCAAGGGTAATTATGCCGAACGCGTTGGTGCCGGAGCACCTGTCTACATGGCAGCTGTGCTCGAATACCTCACAGCAGAGATCCTGGAGCTGGCAGGCAATGCTGCTAGAGACAATAAAAAAACGCGCATCATTCCCCGCCATTTGCAGCTCGCCATCCGCAACGACGAAGAACTCAACAAGCTTCTGGGTAGAGTGACCATTGCCCAGGGTGGTGTCCTGCCTAATATACAAGCGGTCCTCCTCCCCAAGAAAACTGAAAGCCACAAACCCAAGGGCAAATGA
- the LOC100013915 gene encoding histone H2A type 2-B — MSGRGKQGGKARAKAKSRSSRAGLQFPVGRVHRLLRKGNYAERVGAGAPVYMAAVLEYLTAEILELAGNAARDNKKTRIIPRHLQLAVRNDEELNKLLGGVTIAQGGVLPNIQAVLLPKKTESHKPGKSK; from the coding sequence ATGTCTGGCCGAGGAAAGCAGGGAGGCAAGGCTCGCGCTAAGGCCAAATCCCGTTCGTCCCGGGCCGGGCTGCAGTTTCCCGTGGGCCGTGTGCACCGTTTGCTCCGCAAGGGCAACTACGCCGAGCGGGTCGGTGCCGGAGCTCCGGTTTACATGGCGGCTGTGCTGGAGTATTTAACTGCTGAAATTTTGGAGCTGGCGGGAAACGCAGCTCGGGACAACAAGAAAACCCGTATCATCCCCCGCCATTTGCAACTAGCAGTACGCAACGATGAGGAGCTCAACAAACTCCTCGGGGGAGTCACCATTGCTCAAGGCGGTGTCTTGCCAAACATCCAGGCCGTCTTGCTGCCTAAGAAAACCGAGAGCCATAAGCCTGGCAAAAGCAAATAA
- the LOC100013959 gene encoding histone H2B type 1-F/J/L — MPEPGKSAPAPKKGSKKAVTKAQKKDGKKRKRSRKESYSVYVYKVLKQVHPDTGISSKAMGIMNSFVNDIFERIASEASRLAHYNKRSTITSREIQTAVRLLLPGELAKHAVSEGTKAVTKYTSSK, encoded by the coding sequence ATGCCTGAACCAGGAAAATCGGCTCCGGCCCCCAAAAAGGGATCCAAGAAAGCCGTGACCAAGGCTCAGAAGAAAGATGGCAAGAAGCGCAAGCGCAGCCGCAAGGAGAGCTATTCCGTCTACGTCTACAAAGTGCTGAAGCAAGTCCACCCTGATACCGGCATCTCCTCCAAGGCAATGGGCATCATGAACTCCTTCGTCAACGACATCTTCGAGCGTATCGCCAGCGAGGCTTCTCGCCTGGCCCACTACAACAAGCGCTCGACCATCACATCCCGGGAGATCCAGACGGCTGTGCGCCTGCTGCTGCCCGGGGAACTGGCCAAGCACGCCGTGTCGGAGGGCACTAAGGCCGTCACCAAGTACACCAGCTCCAAGTAA